One part of the Bdellovibrio bacteriovorus genome encodes these proteins:
- a CDS encoding thioredoxin family protein — MKVLGFILTLFIAASAFGRLSDGKATFTVKDGKIVGAIQKGFHFNKEAPAAFVMKGAEIAPLVKEESQLIFAMPAKENEPFELGFYVCDDKKTVCEEHKITYMLSAGKLKSASEVKKADLAKPEVKASTGKVHKNHHGFIENDLEAAKVLAAKSKKNLLVDYGAPWCPACVRLETEVFGTKAFKSVTKDFVLVALNADMTVNKSFGKQYNIKAIPTVLILKPDGTELYRALDFAPADIYAQRIKDAKKNLQSAADLEKLAQAGDQKAIETLAENAYNALDMESSVKWYRQIDSQSDRFASAETSMAAKKARADKKTDEYFAILKKWADLKPQSFTGVTATNEWAEFLQNEKKELPADLKERLKANCEFLQNLTKSKADTVKWVAAWDVSPMAPVERAEALSMWKTSAEALGQKEEVVKIQKELQEEVRSLKLSEKRPGEVMATLYYFRQAGLPEIEESWLLKLEKADPNSYVPHMKLANYYVRNKAYEKALPQAKLAVELGEDLRLHNLQTLAEIQKELKQKDEAKKTIEIALAHPEVKEERFKEVLKSLEQLKKDL; from the coding sequence ATGAAGGTTCTTGGTTTTATCTTAACCCTGTTCATCGCGGCATCCGCATTCGGTCGTCTTTCGGACGGCAAAGCCACATTCACCGTGAAAGACGGAAAAATTGTCGGCGCCATTCAAAAAGGTTTTCATTTCAATAAAGAAGCTCCTGCTGCCTTTGTTATGAAGGGCGCGGAGATCGCGCCTCTTGTTAAAGAAGAGTCTCAATTGATCTTCGCCATGCCAGCAAAAGAAAATGAGCCATTCGAACTTGGCTTCTATGTCTGCGACGACAAGAAAACCGTCTGTGAAGAGCATAAAATCACTTACATGCTTTCCGCGGGAAAATTAAAGTCAGCAAGCGAAGTCAAAAAAGCCGACCTTGCCAAGCCGGAAGTGAAAGCTTCCACGGGCAAAGTTCACAAGAACCACCACGGCTTTATCGAAAATGATCTGGAAGCTGCCAAAGTTTTGGCGGCAAAGTCCAAAAAAAATCTGCTGGTTGATTACGGCGCCCCTTGGTGTCCGGCCTGTGTTCGTCTTGAAACCGAAGTGTTTGGTACCAAGGCTTTTAAAAGCGTCACGAAAGATTTCGTTCTTGTTGCTTTGAATGCTGACATGACCGTCAATAAATCGTTCGGGAAGCAGTACAATATTAAAGCTATTCCCACAGTGTTGATCTTAAAACCCGACGGCACCGAGCTTTATCGTGCCCTGGATTTTGCGCCCGCCGATATTTACGCCCAACGTATCAAAGACGCGAAAAAGAACCTGCAGTCCGCTGCGGATCTTGAAAAACTGGCACAGGCCGGAGATCAAAAGGCCATCGAAACCCTGGCCGAGAATGCCTACAACGCTCTGGATATGGAAAGTTCAGTAAAGTGGTATCGCCAGATTGATTCCCAGTCGGATCGTTTTGCCTCGGCCGAAACTTCAATGGCTGCAAAGAAGGCCCGTGCTGACAAGAAGACGGACGAGTATTTTGCCATCCTGAAAAAATGGGCCGATCTGAAGCCGCAAAGTTTCACCGGCGTGACAGCCACCAACGAATGGGCCGAGTTTCTGCAGAATGAAAAGAAAGAACTTCCGGCTGATTTGAAAGAACGTCTGAAGGCCAACTGTGAGTTCCTGCAGAATCTGACAAAATCCAAAGCCGACACCGTCAAATGGGTGGCGGCCTGGGATGTCAGTCCGATGGCACCGGTAGAGCGGGCGGAAGCCCTTTCCATGTGGAAAACATCTGCCGAAGCTCTGGGGCAAAAAGAAGAAGTCGTAAAAATTCAAAAAGAACTGCAGGAAGAAGTGCGTTCTTTGAAGCTTTCGGAAAAAAGACCGGGCGAAGTGATGGCGACGTTGTATTACTTCCGCCAGGCCGGACTTCCCGAAATCGAGGAATCCTGGCTGCTGAAACTTGAAAAGGCTGATCCCAACAGCTACGTGCCGCACATGAAGCTTGCAAACTACTACGTGCGTAACAAGGCTTACGAAAAAGCCCTGCCGCAGGCCAAGCTGGCAGTGGAGTTGGGTGAAGATCTTCGTCTTCATAACCTGCAAACTTTGGCTGAGATCCAGAAAGAACTAAAACAAAAGGACGAAGCCAAAAAGACCATCGAGATCGCTTTGGCTCATCCGGAAGTGAAAGAGGAGCGCTTCAAGGAAGTTCTAAAATCCCTGGAGCAGTTGAAGAAAGACCTTTAA
- a CDS encoding methyl-accepting chemotaxis protein: MNVRSLNFKVSMIVGILVICSALIAVMSWRSLGNLNFTLTHITNITVPRIDRDHMMKEVFLTQVINERNFALNPAGSPARDAARKYIAERHKEMAGILEQRKTLADEAGLKRIAEFEAVYKEWTELNQQVTELYDQGHDKEALSILVTKGRDVRVRGTEIVDGMVKSNNERMQAEQKAAEVAYAQSRNLLVGTVLGALLFGIACAFLVLRSLSVSINRVISDLTENSTQVSGASQQISVSSEQLAEASSEQAASLEETVATLEELTSMIKINADNAREAARLSGETSQVASRGDKEIHSLMESMQAISQDSKRIEEIINVIDDIAFQTNLLALNAAVEAARAGEQGKGFAVVAEAVRNLAQRSSSAAKDITELIKGSVEKIDRGANQAQQSGKVLGEIVQSAQKVSSLNAEIAGASEEQSNGVTQISKAMNQLDQVTQVNAATSEEAAAASQELSAQAQQLDKVVDLLTYTIKGVRREITAAVSSGQSKSKAIDIKSAKKRPAPVAAAPRKAPATDSMDDWGKVGTTDGF, encoded by the coding sequence ATGAACGTACGAAGTTTGAATTTTAAAGTGTCTATGATTGTTGGGATCCTTGTGATTTGTTCTGCTCTGATTGCGGTGATGAGCTGGCGCAGTCTTGGGAATCTGAATTTTACTTTGACTCATATTACGAACATCACGGTGCCTCGAATTGATCGGGATCACATGATGAAGGAAGTCTTCCTTACTCAAGTCATTAATGAAAGAAACTTTGCTTTGAATCCGGCTGGAAGTCCAGCCCGGGATGCGGCTCGGAAGTATATCGCTGAACGCCACAAGGAAATGGCCGGGATTCTGGAGCAGCGAAAAACGCTGGCGGATGAAGCCGGGCTTAAGCGTATTGCAGAATTTGAAGCCGTCTATAAGGAATGGACTGAGCTGAATCAGCAAGTCACAGAGCTTTATGATCAAGGGCACGACAAAGAGGCCTTGAGCATTCTGGTCACCAAAGGCCGTGATGTTCGCGTGCGTGGAACTGAAATTGTCGACGGCATGGTAAAGAGCAATAACGAGCGCATGCAGGCTGAACAAAAGGCGGCGGAAGTCGCCTATGCTCAGTCCCGCAATCTTTTGGTGGGCACGGTGCTGGGTGCATTGTTGTTCGGGATTGCCTGTGCGTTCCTGGTGCTGCGCTCTTTGAGTGTCAGCATCAACCGCGTGATTTCGGATTTGACGGAAAACTCCACGCAAGTGTCCGGGGCTTCCCAGCAGATCTCGGTTTCTTCAGAACAATTGGCGGAAGCGTCCTCGGAACAGGCGGCGTCTTTGGAAGAAACTGTGGCAACACTGGAAGAACTGACTTCCATGATCAAGATCAACGCGGACAACGCACGCGAGGCCGCTCGTTTGTCTGGCGAAACCAGTCAGGTTGCCAGCCGGGGTGATAAAGAGATTCATTCCCTGATGGAATCCATGCAGGCGATTTCCCAGGACTCCAAGCGTATTGAAGAGATTATCAATGTCATCGACGACATTGCCTTCCAGACAAATCTGCTGGCCTTGAACGCCGCCGTGGAAGCGGCCCGTGCCGGAGAGCAGGGGAAAGGTTTTGCGGTTGTGGCCGAGGCGGTTCGCAACCTGGCTCAGCGCAGTTCTTCTGCGGCCAAGGATATCACTGAGTTGATCAAGGGCAGTGTTGAGAAAATTGACCGCGGAGCCAATCAGGCCCAACAAAGCGGTAAAGTCCTGGGCGAAATTGTGCAGTCCGCTCAGAAGGTTTCAAGTCTGAACGCCGAAATTGCCGGCGCCAGCGAAGAACAATCCAACGGGGTTACTCAGATCAGCAAAGCGATGAACCAATTGGATCAGGTGACACAGGTGAACGCCGCGACTTCGGAAGAAGCGGCCGCCGCTTCCCAGGAGCTGTCAGCGCAAGCCCAGCAACTGGATAAAGTCGTGGACCTGTTGACCTACACCATCAAAGGCGTGCGTCGTGAAATCACAGCCGCTGTGAGCAGTGGGCAGTCCAAATCCAAAGCAATCGACATCAAGTCCGCCAAGAAGCGCCCAGCGCCGGTCGCCGCAGCCCCACGCAAAGCCCCCGCAACCGATTCCATGGACGACTGGGGCAAAGTAGGAACCACCGACGGCTTCTAA
- the ahcY gene encoding adenosylhomocysteinase → MENPEVFAKLAKWGREEIKIAETEMPGLMALRKEYKKQQPLKGARIAGCLHMTIQTAVLIETLVELGAEIRWSSCNIFSTQDHAAAAIAAAGIPVFAWKGLTEQEFNWCIEQTIVGWGKEGFNMILDDGGDLTNMMHEPRFAKEMKKIIGISEETTTGVHNLEVLVKQGKLKVPAININDSVTKSKFDNLYGCRESLADGIKRATDVMVAGKICVVAGYGDVGKGSAHSLRGLGARVLVTEIDPICALQAAMEGFEVTTMEDAAPLGDIFVTATGCCDIITDKHFMKMKNNAIVCNIGHFDIEIDMAWLNKNSKMREVKPQVDIHTLKNGKQVIILAKGRLVNLGCATGHPSFVMSNSFTNQVLAQMELFNNCDKYQDIAVYRLPKHLDEKVAALHLDKLGVKLTKLSSKQAKYLHMSPQGPFKPEHYRY, encoded by the coding sequence ATGGAAAACCCAGAGGTTTTCGCAAAGCTTGCTAAATGGGGTCGTGAAGAAATCAAGATTGCCGAAACTGAAATGCCAGGTTTGATGGCTCTTCGTAAAGAGTACAAAAAACAGCAGCCTTTGAAAGGCGCTCGTATCGCGGGTTGCCTCCACATGACTATCCAGACTGCGGTTCTGATCGAAACGCTTGTAGAGCTTGGCGCGGAAATCCGCTGGTCTTCTTGCAATATCTTCTCCACTCAGGATCACGCAGCAGCGGCTATCGCGGCAGCGGGCATTCCAGTGTTTGCCTGGAAAGGTCTGACTGAACAGGAATTCAACTGGTGTATCGAACAAACTATCGTGGGTTGGGGCAAAGAAGGCTTCAACATGATCCTGGACGACGGTGGTGATTTGACGAACATGATGCACGAGCCTCGTTTCGCCAAAGAAATGAAGAAAATCATCGGTATCTCTGAAGAGACAACCACCGGTGTTCACAATCTGGAAGTCCTGGTAAAACAGGGTAAACTGAAAGTTCCGGCGATCAACATCAATGACTCTGTGACCAAATCCAAGTTCGACAACCTGTACGGTTGCCGCGAATCTTTGGCTGACGGTATCAAACGAGCAACGGACGTGATGGTTGCCGGTAAGATCTGCGTTGTTGCAGGTTACGGCGATGTGGGTAAAGGTTCTGCGCACTCTTTGCGTGGTCTGGGTGCCCGCGTTCTTGTGACTGAAATCGATCCAATCTGCGCGCTTCAGGCGGCAATGGAAGGTTTCGAAGTGACAACGATGGAAGATGCTGCTCCATTGGGTGACATCTTCGTAACAGCAACTGGCTGCTGCGATATCATCACTGACAAGCACTTCATGAAAATGAAAAACAACGCGATCGTGTGCAACATCGGTCACTTCGATATCGAAATCGACATGGCTTGGTTGAACAAGAACTCCAAAATGCGTGAAGTGAAACCACAAGTGGACATCCACACATTGAAAAACGGCAAACAGGTGATCATCCTGGCTAAAGGCCGTTTGGTGAATTTGGGTTGCGCTACGGGCCACCCAAGCTTCGTTATGTCCAACTCCTTCACCAATCAGGTGTTGGCGCAAATGGAACTTTTCAACAACTGTGACAAGTACCAGGACATCGCCGTTTACCGCTTGCCTAAGCACTTGGACGAAAAAGTGGCGGCATTGCACTTGGATAAATTGGGTGTGAAGTTGACGAAACTTTCTTCCAAACAAGCCAAGTACCTGCACATGAGTCCTCAAGGCCCGTTCAAGCCTGAGCACTACCGTTACTAA
- the map gene encoding type I methionyl aminopeptidase: MGIKPLSLEEIKKMTVACRIAADTLTYLDKYIKIGMTTNEIDQLCFDFMATKGAKSACLGYHGYPKYTCTSINEVVCHGVPDDKTILKDGDIINVDVTAWIDGFFGDTSKMYMIGNVSDEAKDLVETARMARDIGIEAIRPNGYTGDIGFETNKLVTRKGYVAVKEIGGHGVGRKFHEEPFVPSYGKKGKGERLVPFHCITVEPMVNQGTDEIIEFDIPGSSIKYYHTADSLLSAQFEHTVLVTDTGYEILTLP; the protein is encoded by the coding sequence ATGGGAATTAAGCCGCTTTCTTTGGAAGAAATCAAAAAGATGACTGTTGCCTGCCGTATTGCGGCCGACACACTCACTTACCTGGATAAATATATCAAAATTGGTATGACCACGAACGAGATCGATCAGCTTTGCTTCGATTTTATGGCGACCAAAGGTGCCAAGTCGGCATGTCTGGGGTATCATGGCTATCCTAAATACACTTGTACTTCCATCAATGAAGTTGTCTGCCATGGCGTTCCTGATGACAAAACCATCTTGAAAGACGGGGACATTATCAATGTCGACGTGACGGCTTGGATTGATGGTTTCTTTGGAGACACTTCCAAGATGTACATGATCGGTAACGTTTCTGATGAAGCCAAGGACCTGGTGGAAACCGCCCGTATGGCGCGTGATATCGGTATCGAAGCCATTCGTCCGAATGGTTATACCGGGGACATCGGTTTTGAAACGAACAAGCTTGTGACCCGCAAGGGTTATGTCGCCGTGAAAGAGATCGGTGGTCACGGTGTGGGCCGCAAGTTCCATGAAGAGCCGTTTGTTCCATCCTATGGCAAAAAAGGCAAAGGCGAGCGCCTGGTGCCGTTCCACTGTATCACCGTCGAACCGATGGTGAACCAAGGGACTGACGAAATCATCGAATTCGACATTCCAGGAAGCAGTATTAAGTACTATCATACTGCAGATAGTCTACTGTCCGCACAATTTGAACATACAGTTCTTGTGACGGATACTGGCTATGAAATCTTAACGCTGCCTTAA
- a CDS encoding SWIB/MDM2 domain-containing protein, with product MAKAKATKKATTKKAAPKKAAAKKAAPKAAKKAAPKAAAKKAAPKKAAAPKKAKTARKPNAAFMKALTPSAALAAVVGASPLPRTEVVKKLWAYIKKNNLQDTKNKRNINADAKLKEVFGGKTQVSMFDMTKLVSKHLK from the coding sequence ATGGCAAAAGCAAAAGCTACTAAAAAAGCTACAACTAAGAAAGCAGCTCCTAAAAAAGCAGCAGCAAAAAAAGCAGCTCCAAAAGCAGCTAAAAAAGCCGCTCCTAAAGCAGCAGCTAAAAAAGCAGCTCCAAAAAAAGCAGCAGCTCCTAAAAAAGCAAAAACTGCTCGTAAACCAAACGCAGCTTTCATGAAAGCGTTGACTCCATCTGCAGCTTTGGCAGCAGTTGTTGGTGCTTCTCCACTTCCACGTACTGAAGTTGTTAAAAAACTTTGGGCTTACATCAAGAAGAACAACCTTCAAGACACTAAGAACAAAAGAAACATCAATGCTGACGCTAAATTGAAAGAAGTTTTCGGCGGCAAAACTCAAGTTTCTATGTTCGACATGACTAAACTAGTTTCCAAACACCTTAAGTAG
- a CDS encoding J domain-containing protein: MSFQASFKQILREKMGSESFVNASEESLLNADPSHLAFLMGQVGRKEFNSPRGQYPAPKVRPQRKAHNFSPSQQQAYEFLKSWIYDLPAGFTASELKKAFRQAAMILHPDHGGNAPQFVELKAHYETLRPLVSL; encoded by the coding sequence ATGAGTTTTCAGGCAAGCTTTAAGCAAATTCTCAGAGAGAAAATGGGTTCCGAATCCTTCGTGAACGCCTCGGAAGAAAGCCTTTTGAATGCCGACCCCTCCCACCTTGCCTTCCTGATGGGGCAGGTTGGTCGCAAAGAATTCAACTCCCCACGTGGACAATATCCGGCCCCTAAAGTTCGTCCACAACGCAAAGCTCATAACTTTTCCCCGTCACAACAACAGGCTTACGAGTTTCTGAAAAGCTGGATCTATGACCTTCCGGCCGGCTTCACCGCAAGCGAATTGAAAAAGGCATTCCGTCAGGCCGCGATGATTCTGCATCCCGACCATGGTGGAAATGCCCCGCAGTTCGTAGAGCTCAAAGCGCACTACGAGACTTTGCGCCCCCTTGTCTCACTCTAG
- a CDS encoding sensor histidine kinase: protein MRDLTFTSEDAYKKRLTYFKVIYFLTLAVSLLYIIKFNFQYKVPDYNSALIPIWVVLLIVPQVCLRLLKNYLISACIMGTMSSLILAYLLYLSGGVEAPGIFWLTAIPLVCGILVGVPGAIGGYLAVLVILGFFWYAQAQGFGPNVIAEYGDYNREKLFNVVVFLLFSAFNTHYYIRGEKSLMKNLEEKNLDVENLLRVLIHDIANTLSSMTYNLVKAKEDREENLSGAQELDKIERAVDDIVNLLAQVRHLKSVKDGKAAMPLKPLNLTMVLNEVYENTVATAQQKGIKMQLDISRDRMPINGEKTILSSVVLQNLINNAIKFSHPGERIDLSAYPTETEVIIEIRDYGIGIPKEILANIFNLNSQTTRPGTQGEKGTGYGMPLVREYLQMMDGTIEIFSSEETSSSAPSGTLVVLKMPLAKTVL, encoded by the coding sequence ATGCGAGACCTGACTTTTACATCTGAGGATGCCTATAAGAAAAGACTGACCTATTTCAAGGTCATCTATTTTCTTACCCTCGCCGTTTCGCTTCTCTATATAATTAAATTCAACTTCCAATATAAGGTCCCGGACTACAACTCAGCCCTGATCCCGATCTGGGTGGTGCTGCTGATTGTTCCACAAGTGTGCCTAAGACTGCTGAAAAACTATCTGATCTCTGCCTGTATCATGGGCACGATGTCCTCCCTGATCCTGGCCTATTTGCTTTACCTGTCGGGCGGTGTTGAGGCGCCGGGTATCTTCTGGCTGACGGCCATCCCCTTGGTCTGTGGCATCCTGGTGGGAGTTCCGGGGGCCATCGGTGGGTATCTGGCAGTCCTTGTGATCCTGGGGTTCTTCTGGTACGCACAGGCTCAAGGGTTCGGCCCCAACGTCATTGCTGAATATGGCGACTATAACCGTGAAAAGCTCTTCAATGTCGTGGTCTTCCTGCTGTTCTCGGCCTTTAACACCCACTACTACATCCGTGGGGAAAAGAGCCTGATGAAGAACCTTGAGGAGAAAAACCTCGACGTGGAAAACCTGCTGCGTGTTCTGATTCACGATATCGCCAACACCCTGTCATCTATGACCTACAATCTGGTCAAAGCCAAAGAAGACCGGGAGGAAAACCTGTCCGGCGCCCAGGAGCTGGACAAAATCGAACGTGCGGTGGATGACATCGTCAATCTGCTGGCGCAGGTGCGCCATCTAAAGTCCGTGAAAGACGGAAAAGCTGCCATGCCGCTGAAGCCTTTGAATCTGACCATGGTGCTGAACGAGGTTTACGAAAACACCGTCGCCACGGCCCAGCAAAAAGGCATCAAAATGCAGTTGGATATCTCCCGCGACCGCATGCCTATCAATGGTGAAAAAACCATCCTGAGCAGCGTGGTGCTGCAGAACCTTATCAATAACGCCATCAAGTTCTCTCACCCCGGCGAACGGATAGACCTGAGCGCCTACCCGACGGAAACCGAAGTGATCATCGAGATCCGCGATTATGGAATCGGCATTCCCAAAGAGATCCTGGCCAATATCTTCAACCTGAATTCCCAGACCACCCGCCCGGGAACTCAAGGCGAAAAAGGCACTGGCTATGGCATGCCGCTGGTGCGCGAGTACCTGCAGATGATGGATGGGACGATTGAGATCTTCTCAAGTGAGGAAACCAGCTCCTCTGCCCCGAGTGGCACTCTGGTGGTTCTGAAGATGCCGCTGGCCAAGACCGTCCTTTAG
- a CDS encoding beta strand repeat-containing protein: MGKLYVTGITVLFLSSWALATPGSLTYQGRIRNSQGEALEVNGVQFEFSITNPTGSCVLYRETSSAIDMRNSSGVFDVPIGTGTKNYPAAPGFKLLDSFDNSVAIPCEGGGSYTPVADDKRLLRVQFHDGTGWKLITPDNEIRSVPYAGHAKLAQSALKLGSNVASDFVAKASLPVCGAGTYLRHIAPAGTFECTAPVVTGANVSGNIAGSSAGFTGNLTGDVSGTQSATSVDRIKGTPVVNTGLVSGKVLKFDGTNWAPADDNSGTAGAITSLTGAVSSSGSPAATVTLNDNTVATAKIQDDAVTTGKILNGTILNEDISATAAIADSKLATISTAGKVSGSAITSGTIGGSTAINTSGLIQTSSGVRLYSGANYVELKAPALSGNSSYELPAADGTNGQLLKTDGAGKLSWTTVTSSGGTVTGVTASAPIASSGGTAPVISLNDSGVTAGTYNRVTVSAKGLVTAASNATATDIPNVAGDVTSTAGLSNTKVEKIQGTAVASATPLLGQVLVYDNTKWNNQYFGFGQLRSTVTGNAQMPAACATANKTLNWSAITDTFSCSDIAISNTQVSGLGTASTKDFGTAAGNLVELDGTGKVPAALLPSVGDNLGNHTATANLNMASYNITSAGKIYLADGAWNAPSISFSSSPSTGISNNGGIMKFTSGGNLAMDLSATSLTLNGSFGPLMRLGGGSFNAANPTYSFGGYSTSGMFPGTNILGFSVNGTEKLRLASDGMIGVGTTSPTRRLHIVGDGTDYGDDIYLEGVNSETALPQISLTRSRGTTATRNPLLANDTIGTLAFRGWDNTAHAYSARISSSAETDFATAVNGNLRFFTASAGTDAERMRITGAGNIGIGTTAPTVPLQIATRVPSSAVHPHRAGVQALGEGTDVGGRISALVASTVEIATFSGYQSAGTLASPVAVSSGQAITSLTAFAYNGTQYQNGGNAAVNFYATEAHTTSAGGAKITFHTTTNGASGASEKMVINHNGNVGIGTTNPTAKLEVNGAVKIGTSAPIGRMTVCSYVTQTGTTVAAYNVHNWIAAECTDGVPNATCVGYISKSVISGTENNLAALGPNESVYPGCPGSCTANANGGFGFSTDTAATGNAIYDIRVVYMCQN; encoded by the coding sequence ATGGGAAAACTGTACGTCACCGGAATCACAGTTCTTTTTCTTTCGTCGTGGGCTTTGGCCACACCAGGCTCACTCACCTATCAGGGACGCATAAGAAACTCTCAAGGCGAAGCCCTTGAAGTCAACGGAGTTCAATTCGAGTTTTCGATCACCAACCCCACTGGCTCCTGCGTGCTTTACCGTGAAACTTCCAGCGCCATTGACATGCGCAATTCCTCTGGCGTCTTCGATGTGCCTATTGGCACAGGCACGAAGAACTACCCCGCAGCACCGGGCTTTAAATTACTGGACAGTTTTGACAACTCGGTCGCTATTCCTTGTGAGGGCGGTGGCTCTTACACTCCGGTTGCCGATGACAAACGCCTTTTGCGTGTGCAGTTCCATGACGGCACAGGCTGGAAGCTGATCACCCCAGACAATGAAATCCGCTCTGTTCCCTATGCCGGTCACGCCAAACTGGCGCAAAGCGCTTTGAAACTGGGCTCCAACGTAGCCAGCGACTTTGTGGCTAAAGCCTCTTTGCCGGTGTGTGGTGCCGGGACTTACCTTCGCCATATTGCTCCGGCTGGAACTTTCGAATGCACAGCGCCCGTGGTGACGGGCGCTAATGTTTCCGGAAACATTGCAGGCAGCTCTGCGGGCTTCACTGGCAATTTAACGGGGGATGTTTCTGGCACGCAAAGTGCGACTTCTGTGGATCGCATCAAAGGAACCCCGGTTGTAAATACCGGCTTGGTTTCCGGAAAAGTTTTGAAATTTGACGGGACCAACTGGGCCCCGGCCGATGACAACTCCGGAACTGCGGGAGCTATCACCTCTTTGACGGGGGCAGTTTCCTCTTCTGGCAGTCCGGCGGCCACAGTCACATTGAACGATAATACGGTTGCAACCGCCAAGATTCAGGATGATGCCGTGACCACGGGTAAAATTCTGAACGGGACCATTTTGAATGAAGACATCTCGGCCACCGCGGCCATTGCCGACAGTAAACTGGCGACAATATCCACTGCCGGAAAAGTTTCTGGCAGCGCGATCACTTCCGGCACCATCGGGGGTTCCACCGCCATCAACACCAGTGGTCTGATTCAGACCTCCAGCGGCGTGCGTCTGTACAGCGGAGCTAACTATGTGGAGCTGAAAGCCCCTGCTCTTTCGGGAAACAGCAGCTATGAACTGCCTGCCGCCGACGGCACGAACGGACAACTTTTAAAAACCGACGGGGCCGGAAAGCTTTCCTGGACAACCGTCACTTCCAGCGGAGGCACTGTCACGGGTGTGACGGCCTCGGCTCCGATTGCAAGTTCGGGCGGAACCGCTCCGGTCATTTCTTTGAATGACTCCGGCGTGACTGCCGGCACTTACAACCGGGTGACTGTCAGCGCCAAAGGCCTTGTCACAGCGGCTTCCAACGCCACGGCCACAGACATTCCGAATGTCGCTGGCGATGTGACTTCAACGGCGGGGCTCAGCAACACCAAAGTTGAAAAGATCCAAGGCACGGCGGTGGCTTCTGCGACACCGCTATTGGGACAAGTTCTGGTTTACGACAATACCAAGTGGAACAATCAGTATTTTGGATTCGGACAGCTTCGCTCCACCGTGACCGGCAATGCCCAGATGCCGGCGGCCTGCGCTACGGCCAATAAGACTTTGAACTGGAGTGCGATCACCGACACCTTCTCGTGTTCGGATATTGCCATCAGCAACACGCAGGTATCGGGCTTGGGCACGGCTTCCACCAAGGATTTCGGGACTGCTGCAGGAAATCTGGTTGAGCTGGATGGCACTGGAAAAGTCCCGGCGGCACTGCTGCCGTCCGTGGGCGACAATCTGGGAAATCACACCGCGACCGCCAATCTAAATATGGCGTCTTACAATATCACCAGCGCCGGAAAGATCTACCTGGCGGATGGTGCCTGGAATGCGCCTTCGATAAGCTTCTCCAGCAGCCCATCCACAGGCATTTCCAATAACGGCGGAATCATGAAATTCACTTCCGGAGGAAATCTGGCCATGGATTTAAGCGCCACCTCCCTGACTTTGAATGGCTCTTTCGGGCCTTTGATGCGCTTGGGTGGCGGATCTTTCAATGCTGCCAATCCGACATATTCCTTCGGTGGATACAGCACCTCGGGAATGTTCCCGGGCACCAACATACTGGGCTTCAGTGTGAACGGAACTGAAAAACTGCGCCTGGCCAGTGACGGAATGATTGGTGTCGGCACCACCTCCCCGACCCGCCGACTGCATATCGTGGGTGATGGTACGGACTATGGTGACGACATCTATCTGGAAGGCGTAAATTCCGAAACAGCCCTGCCGCAAATCAGTCTGACTCGTTCCCGCGGCACAACCGCGACCCGCAATCCACTTTTGGCCAACGACACTATCGGAACTTTGGCGTTCCGCGGTTGGGACAATACCGCACACGCCTATAGCGCACGCATTTCTTCTTCGGCTGAAACCGACTTTGCCACAGCCGTGAACGGAAACTTAAGATTCTTCACCGCCTCTGCTGGTACCGATGCCGAACGCATGCGTATCACAGGTGCGGGAAACATCGGTATTGGCACAACCGCCCCGACAGTCCCTTTGCAAATCGCGACCCGGGTGCCATCTTCTGCGGTTCACCCCCATCGTGCGGGTGTTCAGGCCCTGGGTGAAGGCACTGATGTCGGCGGACGCATTTCAGCTCTTGTCGCAAGTACGGTGGAAATTGCGACATTCTCAGGGTATCAAAGTGCTGGAACCCTTGCTTCTCCAGTTGCGGTCTCCAGCGGCCAAGCCATCACCAGCCTGACAGCCTTTGCTTACAACGGCACTCAATATCAAAACGGTGGAAATGCCGCCGTGAACTTCTATGCGACGGAAGCTCATACCACTTCGGCCGGTGGTGCGAAGATCACCTTCCACACCACCACAAATGGTGCCTCAGGGGCTTCCGAGAAAATGGTCATCAACCACAACGGCAATGTCGGCATCGGCACAACCAACCCGACGGCCAAGCTGGAAGTCAACGGCGCGGTAAAGATCGGAACCAGTGCTCCCATCGGACGAATGACCGTTTGCTCTTACGTGACTCAGACGGGAACAACAGTGGCGGCATACAATGTTCACAACTGGATTGCCGCAGAATGCACCGACGGAGTCCCAAATGCGACTTGCGTTGGCTACATTTCCAAAAGCGTTATTTCGGGTACAGAAAATAATCTAGCCGCACTAGGCCCAAATGAATCAGTTTATCCAGGATGCCCAGGATCATGCACGGCCAATGCGAATGGGGGGTTTGGGTTCTCTACGGACACCGCGGCCACGGGAAATGCCATCTATGATATTCGCGTCGTGTACATGTGTCAGAACTAA